The following nucleotide sequence is from Trifolium pratense cultivar HEN17-A07 linkage group LG2, ARS_RC_1.1, whole genome shotgun sequence.
TCACTGTTTTAAATGGCTCTCTTGCTTTGATATCTAATCGGAAAAATACTGCATCTTACCAAATATCaattttgggtgaatttggtGTCAAAGAATCCTGGATTAGACTCTTTGATGTTCAACTCGCGTCTTGCATTGAGCAACCAATCGGAGCAGGGATGAAGGGCAATATATTCTTTAGAAAAAAAGATGATCAACTTGCTTGTTTTGATTTAACTACTGGGTTGATCGAGGACATTGGTCTTCAAGGAACAGATTATGCGTGTCAGGTGGTACATTACAGGATAACCCTTCCTTCGATTGGAGaaataaatgtttaatttatttttcagcCTATGCATACGTGATGTTTTCATACTTGAGTTTTATGAGTCTTGTTCTTATATGCATATCAGCTTGTCAATTTTCGACATTATATGTATACGTATTATCATGTATACGAGTTGTTAGATACAAGTTTTCACACATAAAGGAATATAATTTCACTGTTAGGTATATGTTGTTAGCTTGTTATCTATCATTGATTGGAAATCGATACAAAAATATACATGGACTTGCAGTGTATGTTTTGTAGCTGCTGTTTGTCTTGATAACTATATGGTGATTCACTGTTAGGTATATCATATGTTGTTAGCTTGTTAAAGTAATGATGCTGTCATGGATCTTCCTTTGATTTTGTTAGGAATAGGCATATGGAAAAGTTGTGATTAATCTCTTGGgaataatatattttcatttctGTGTTTGAATAACTTTGTCTGTGTGCACCTGTATTTTCATTTCAAGTTTTGTCGTATTCAATCTTATAGAAGTTGGCCTGTTGTTAAGTTAGCAATTGGTTCACTATGCTAATAAATTTAGAAACCATTCGAAAATGTGGAACATTGTTTTAGATCATGGATCTGTGAAGAAGCTTAGAGGCTCAGAGCCAAGGATGAATAAAGGTTAGACGCGCCTAGTATAGTAAAAAGGAAAGTCCCAAGCGCGAATAGAGCCTGTGTTTCTAGACATGGGATTTGGATTTTCTGAAGTTGCGATTCTAGCTCTTGTAGATCTCAATTGGATTATTAGTTACATTTTAAATTAGGTTTTTATCAAATGGTCCATTGATTGATTACAAAAACTGAGGATATGGTGACTAAGAATAATCCAAACCATACATGCTTTGTGAAGACGATTTGGAAAGAATAGAGGGTATAGTATATTCGGACAAGTTGATCTACTTTCATTTGCTTCCTTCCAATGGAAAGAAAGGAATTGGGATGGCTCTGCATCCAGTTcattatatttcatttattagGAGCTTTTTTATTCAGCAGACTCTCAATTTTGAGTACAGTGGTTAGcatcagaaaaacaaaaaccagcACAGACACAATACATATCAGCAGCATTAAACCAGAGGCCATGAGACTTTTCACCTCATGAGCATATTCAGCACAAGCTAGACCGAGGAATGTTAAAGGGAATGAGTAGATCCACCATGTAACATTTAACCTTTTCATAGTTTTCTTGAACATCGCTGGCCTGCAAGCCTGCATTATACAACCCTTGATCATTACGATGAAAGTGATGATTAAAATAACCAACTAAATATATAATAGGTGAATTGAACCTACCTGAGAAATGAAAAGGAACAAAGAGAGAAAGAACAGCATCTTTGATGAGACAAGAAAAGCACCTGAGATGGATTTCCAAGCTAGACTTGCCATGCTTGGTACAGCAAAATACAAGAAATAAGCTGGCCTTAACACTATAGGAAACTGATTACTACTTGTTAGACGCTGATACAGCGTCACAAAtagaatcaaataatgtaccatTCCTAATGAAAACATTGAAATTGCAAACTCGTTCCAACCGATTTCTGTCGCAATTTGAGCAGCCACCAAGTTTCCTATAACAGAAACCAGGTTAACTGGGTTTACTACAACTGACAGAAACCTCTTTTCAGTTGTGAACCATTGTccaaacagttttacatcaagCAGAAATATTACAAAAGAAAAAGCCAAACAAAGAAACTCAGTAACGAGCTCTCGGAACAATCAAAGGCGGTGATGATTGAAGCATAAGAAGATATGAAATCCAAGGAGTATACATGTAGTTAACTCCAATATGATGTGAAAACTCTTCCTTCACTGCTTTAAAGTGAAAGATGCATTTGAGCATATAAAGAAAAGATAGTGTAGTTGCAATAAGTACTGCAAGACACCAAAGTAGTAAATAAGCAACAGAAGGCATGAAATTAAAACCATGCATTTTTATATGCTTAGGATGAGAGTCAAGAAGATACTATCTTCGTCTCTATATGTAAGACCTCGTTGTAAAAAAGTTGTGCATTTTTATAAAACCGTTTTtaaattagtaatattttttcaCCAAATACTTCTAATggagaaaattaaaaaactaatcATTTATCTCCCTTGACAATTGAATGATAATTTTGAAAGTGAATACACTTTTTTTTCATGTACaaactatttttcttaattcttgTAGATTGATCAAAAGATGCTTACAGATAGGGACAAGAAAGTAAATAGCCATTGAAGAGTTACTTACATTtccaattaatttttgaatggCTGAAGTAAATTGAGAGGAATATGCTGTGGACAATATTGAAACAAATGTATGTGCATGTTATCCTTTCAAACAAGATATAACATGTTTAATCATTCATCAACATTTTAGTTAGGttctatttgacaaaaatctatatctatattattttatatactccctccgtctcaacttataagggaaaaaataaaaatcatacttattaagaaaaactaaATCATAACAATTTGGAGTATGTATTCATCATAACTTTTGCTCATCATACAAAGGCCTATTTTGCATATAATTCATCATAACTTAAGTGTAGTGGAAATAAGTCTAAACTGGAAGTTCCAATACCACACAATTCCAATACCAATCTGTCAATAAGTGTATCAATGCTATAAATCCAAACTGGAAGTTCAGTTCAAGACAATTTGGTCATCAAAATTTGACTTAAAATCCAAACTAAGCATAATAGGTAAAGTcattacatataaaataatcaaaatgacataacaagTCAATTCATTACATCCAAAATGGAGGTTCAAGACACTTGCATAACacaaaataacataacatgTCCATTATCAAAATGTCACTAAAATATCAATCTAAGGCTTGTTGACAGATTGTTGAGTCCCAATTTGATCAGCAGCATTAGTAGCAATCTTAGCACTCTTTCTTGGTCCACTTGGTCTAGTTGTTGCACTTGGTGTAATCACATTAGGAGTTGTATTGTCATTCTTCCTCTTAGTACCAGTTGTTGCAGTCCCTTTACGTGTTGCTGTTGCTGCAGGCCCTTTAGTACCAGTTGCTGCAGTCCCTTTACTTATTGTTGCAGACCCTTTACTTGTTGTTGCACTTGGTCCAGGTTGATTCGTGTTACAGTTACTCTGAAATTCACATAATATTTATGACATTAGATCAACTATAATAAAATACAAGCTAGTGTATTGATTCATTTTAGAGTTACTCTAAAATTCTAATTTGTTACCTTGTTTCCACCCTTTGGAATCATCCTATCAGCAGCTGTCTTTCCCTTGCAAGATGGCCCAAAGTTTTACATCTGGTGCATGTAACAGTGTTCTGATTCCTCTTCTTTTTAGAACCCCTAGGCTCATCATTTGCTTTCCTTCATTGCATTGCACTAGATTACACTTCCAATATTTCCTCTCTAAATTACTTTGTTTCATATCTGTGCTATTATGGATGAGAGAGTTGGTGTCAACATTTATAAGGGCGCTGAGCAACGAAATATGAGGAATCGGTTGGACAGGTTATATATAGATTATTACGAATTTGAGAAGTCGCGCGCTTGAGTGTGAAACTGTCTCGATGGTGTCCTCCCTGCACTTGATATAGAAGACTACGAGTCCACTGCCAGGTATGTCCAGACTTTCCAACAAGTTGACGCACAGTTCAAGGGAATGTGTGGAAGAAGCGTTTTTCCGTGGTGGATCACCGTGAGCCCGTGACCACCCTGTCATTCTTAGGTTTATTCGCCTTTATACACCGCTTGGAAGAGATTCTATCGTTATATGCAGCTGGGTGATGAGGATTATCAAAGACCAAAGGTCTCACTTCCATTGACCCTGAATAGCTCTCCCTCATGCTACTAAGTTGTGCAGGATGGATGAACACGGCCTTGATAGCCTCGCAGCATCTATGGTGGATTATGTGTTTGAGTTCTATGTCTTGCAGAGTTGGTTGCAAAGGGCTATATCTACTTCCAATATCAGTTCTGTTGTTGCGGTATTGAGCagtgataataataatatagaacAACTCGTAGCAACCATCACACCACGAATTAGACAGTGCAAGAATAAACAGCTATGAGATTTTGGAGGCCGAGTATGCAGACAATGAGGTGAATGACCCATCGGTTCAGAGACTTCTCCGTTCTGTGGAGACAAATGTGGCTTCGCTGCAGCAACTAATGACTGCTAACAATTATGTTACTTTTGTTCATTTGGTTATTTCCTTCATTGTATTAAGTCTGCGTGTTGATTTTAAAGCAGAAGTGATAGCTGCTAAAGACGCTAGTCCAAATACTGATAAGCCGAACAACATATGTCTCGTTAAAATACATGTTATTAAACTGAGAGTAATCAACAAATGAATTAAGAAGACATATACTGATGTGTTCTTCAGAATAACAGGTACGAATTTCTTCCCATCACCTCGAATTTCGATGACATGGAGTGTGACTTGAGAAGTAGAAGAGTCCATGTTATGAGCTCCTGCCACTGCTACACCATAAAGTACAGCATTCAAAGGATCTATACCTTCATATATTTCCTTTCCATTGCATATTTCCGTAACAAGATTCTTCACCCTTGGTATATTACAACATCCGCCTACAATCATGATATAATTTATATTCTCGGCTTCTATCTTTGCATCTTGCAAGCATTCGTAGATTAGCTTTGTATCTTCAAACCATCTATCGACTCTAAATCAACCTCAACACTTGTCTCAGTCGACTCTAAATCAACCTCAACACTTGTCTCAGTCGAAAGCTTGGTAATCACATCGTGGATTCTACTTCGAAGAAAAGCCATCGATATAATATCTGAGTTCCAGCGAACATGTCTCTTGAATATCTTTTAAGAATCGGGTAAGAGATGACACATCATATTTCCAAGCAAATCTTCTACACCGAAAATTATGTTAAAGAACTGATTCACGTTCTCATTCTCGAGCGAGACTTCAGTACTACTGCTGCTGCTACTACTAGCTCCAATAGAAAAGTCATGATCTTTGGAAGTTTCGCAACATTTCTTCATCATCTCATTCATTTCGCTGTCTAAATCTCCAATTGGGAACCATTCCAAACAGAAACACCACATGGTGTGGTGCCAATGTCAATTACAATTGCTATATCAGGAGGCAGCGACGAGCTTTCCTCCTCGTAGTTTCCAGTGCAAGATTCCACAGATGATGCAGGTTCTGTCATCCTGCATTTAAAAGACAAGAAAGTCGAGAATTATCTACCAAAACAACTAATGTAGTTAGCATAATGAGGAAAAACTATTCATAATAAGAAGTTCTTCCTTGTAGCACAAATGTGGATACTTGATGTGTATAACAGGTATGTCATCATCACCTTCAACCTCTTCCTTGTTTCATATTCTTCCTTGTATAACAGTAGAACTCTAGAAGGAACTAAAAGGGAAATGGAAGAgaatatcaaaattcaaaagagtAGTTGAGTTGAGACTACAAAATATGAATGTCAATGCAAATTACTCCTTCTAGTCTCAATATATATAAGTCACAATCTATCATTGAATAGAGTAATGAAGAAGATATAGATAAGcataaccataaaaaatatcaaatatttggttttttttttttttacagtaataTTTGGTAGTTTTAACAATAAGAAAACATAACTACTTTCATTCTATCATCATTACTTTGTTTGAAAAATTCAATTATGTATATTAATACTAGCTAAAGATAAGACTACCCTTGGTAAAGCATGAGTCGCCTCAGCACGAGAGTTTGtgaaatacaaagaaaaaatacgTTTACATTCATCATCTATAACAGCCACATGCTCAGTAATATCGTTCCTCCCTTTGTGAAAATCATCCACTTCTTCTAATTGCAATTCACGCACCCAGATAAGAGCATGGAAAAGACTCGATGCTTCCCCTAATTCAACACTACATATCAGGGATATCCACATTGTTTTGCAAGTACAAATCGGCCTTAAACATCGCAAGTACACATTCCAAGACCAACACAATTACGTTTTGACGAGAAGGACACATCAACGTTGCATTTATATCTTCATGTAGCCGGTCTGCTCCACCTCTCACTCTGCGATCAGCACTGCTGTCACGCACCAGCCCTACTGTTAACAGACACAGTTCGCACATTTTGCTGTCCCGGAGCGGTTCTGTTGGCCTATATATGTACTTGTTTTTTTGCAGATGTTAACGAGATTAATATTGATGAAAAGCATAATTCAAAACTACTAAAACCACCAAATATAATAGAATCTGCTATCACTGCTACAATCTGATCTATGTTGGGAGATCTTTGAAGAATTAGTATATAAATGATTGCATATGGTATTAGTGCTGAATTATTCTTATAATAAAGTCCCACATCGACAAAAAGCAATATAATGATAGATTGATGGTGCATATAAATACCAATGCGACTCTAATTTTTAAACTTGACCTTGAAGTGGTGTGAATGGGCCTTGCTTTTTGCTAGGCTCAGGAAAGTCCCCGGGCCCAATCTGCAGAAATGCAGGCCTGGAAACGGGTTTATCTTTGACTTAGGAATGGAAAATTTCTCAATGCACCTCAACATTTCTCCCCTACTCCCTAGCGCATCTAATGCCACAAAATCagtaaaatctcataaaatcttttaaaattttcctaaacattttttgtcaaaataatatttcaaaatctcaatccaatacactcCCACAagtctatttttaaatttagttataaaaattatataatttatttaacacACACGGACGCACGCACATGCAAGTGCATGCACATACGAGTGCATACACTTACACACactctaaataaataaaggaaacATTGGCACCCATAAAATTTTGGTGCCCTattgtgtgtaaaaaaaatgtacaagttaacatttttatttttaattaatgaatgtgaatcatttaataaatttaacacCGTATCTTTACCCttcatcatttttcttttaatattaaCTATTACTAACATATTACTCTGTATGGAACTTTATTTCTTTAGCAATATTTTTGTCTTCGGTGTAAGTAAATTTAAGAATAATAATATACGTTAAAttatattacaatatattttgAACTTATCAatttaatatatgaaaattataattaattttttttgctataaatatatattggaGACCACTTTTATTACAATATATAAAAGAAGAACCGCGTAAAGCTTTCATTCGCCACCGTATTTGGTAGCATTGTTTTCTTGTGTGCTTTGGTTGTATTATGTCTTCCTACATATGGACGGCGTTATAATTATTTCTATCAACGCTTTTGGATGTGTCGTA
It contains:
- the LOC123904599 gene encoding uncharacterized protein LOC123904599, encoding MIPKGGNKSNCNTNQPGPSATTSKGSATISKGTAATGTKGPAATATRKGTATTGTKRKNDNTTPNVITPSATTRPSGPRKSAKIATNAADQIGTQQSVNKP